The genomic region ATAGCGTTTATGCTACTTAGCCAAGTGCACAAACACGGGTTTGGGCTCATCTCAGCCTATCAGCGTTTTGGGCTTTCTCACCAAGAGGCACTAGCCATCACTGAGGGCATGCCTAAGGAAATTTTTGTGGATGAAAAAGGGTTGGTCATTTACCCGTTTTTTGCCCTCCAGGAACTCGAAGAGATGGTGGAAAAAATCTACGCCAAAAACCCCTACGCCTTGCTTTCTGCCACGTCTATCTCCCTTAAACTGGTCTGGGCTAGTGTGGGCATCGCCCAAAAAGCCTTGGACGGCCTGTGTGAGCGCGGATGCATCGAACAAAAAGGCGGCGTATATGTCAAAGCGGGTGTAAACATCGAAGACATCGACGCCCACGTGGAGGGCAAAATGTTTGCCATCTTAAAAGAAGCGGGCGCGTCTCCCGAGGCACCTTATAACATCTACGACGCCCTAGACATCGACCGCAAAACAGGCGATGACGCCCTCAAGCGCCTCACCACTGCGCGCAAAGTAGTGCGCCTAGCCCACAACCTTTTTGTCACTACCGAAGCGCTTACTAGCATGATGACGCGCCTGCGGGAAATCATGAAAAACGAAGGGTTTGTGGATGTGAAAAACGCCAAAGACCACTTTGGCCTCACACGCAAATACCTCATCGCCTACCTTGACTACCTCGATAATTTTGACGACGTGGTCAAAGAGGGCATGGCACGAAAATTGAAATAATGCGTGGTGAAAAAGAGTTGCAAAAGCTACTCTCCGCCCTTTCGCCCGTGCTTAAAGAGGGCGCGTACGTGTTTTGCACCCAACAGGGTCCGCCCCACGCCCTCAAAGCCCAAGCACGCATGGTGTTTGAAGAGTATGAGGGCACCACGCTCATCCTAGAACGCTCCCTCGCCCACGGGCTTTTGCATGAGGGCGTTTTTGCGTGCATTCGCCTCGACGTACACTCAAGCCTCGAA from Sulfurospirillum tamanense harbors:
- a CDS encoding ACT domain-containing protein, with product MRGEKELQKLLSALSPVLKEGAYVFCTQQGPPHALKAQARMVFEEYEGTTLILERSLAHGLLHEGVFACIRLDVHSSLEAVGLTATVSTALAYQDISANVVAGYYHDYIFVPYEKKEAALGCLKQLYM